TTATTGAAGGGTCTTCTGTACCATGCAGACGACGTAAGCGGGCAATAATACCATTACTACCCGTTAAAGTAGTCAACAATTGCGCTCACCCGTTTATGATTGCGCTGGTGCAAGTTGTAGAGACAAACTGACAATTCCATCTTCCAACTGGATATCAACCGTGAATCCCAGCTTTCTGGCGAGGCCGATCATGCCTTTATTGTTAGGCATTGTGATGCCGTTAAGTCGTTGCAGACCGTGGCTTTGCGTATAAGCAATTAATTTTTCTAGTAGCCTACGGCCTAAACCCAGACCTTTCAGGTCGGAGCGTACCAGCACGGCAAACTCGGCATCGATATTATCCGGGTCGGAGATCGCGCGAGTTACCCCGAGGATCTCATTTCCCTCTGCCGTTGCACGCACGGCAACAAAAGCCATTTCTCGATCGTAGTCGATCTGCGTCATATTGGCTAAATCGTCATGCGTAAATTCATTGATTTCGCTGAAGTAACGATAGTAAAGATCTTCCTTCGTAACCTGCCCGATAAAGGCCAGCAACTGCGGCTCATCTTCTGGAAGAATAGGGCGAAACAGGCAACGTTCGCCATTTTTCATTACCACCCACTCTTCCTGCTGTTGCGGATAGGGACGCACAGCCAGGCGACTTTCGCTATCGCCGGTAAAAGGGGCAAGACTTAACGTGACATCAAGCGCAGTAAACTCGTGACCGGAAGCGAGTAAAGGATGGATGTCCAGGCGCTGAATCTCCGGGCAGTCGACAATTAAATTAGATACCTGTACCAGCAATTGACTCAGGCCAGGAATGTCTAATGGTCGTAGTGCGCTGCGACCGCGCATTTTTTTACTCTTGATTGCCTGAATGACCAGATAGCGTGCCAGGTTCATATTCAACGGCGGTAGCGCGACGGCAGCCTGATCTTCTGCACGCCACTCGACGCCGCCTTCCCCCAGCATGATCAGTGGCCCGAAGACCGGATCGTGCTCTACTACCACTCGAAGCTCCTGTGCCCCGGCGCGGTTGGCCATACTTTGTACCAGCAGTCCGTGAATACGCGCCTGCGGCCAGGTCATTTTCACGCGATCGATAATGGCATCCGCCGCCTGCTGTACTTCGATGGCAGTACGTAGATAAAGCATAACCCCCTGAACTTCTGACTTATGGGGGATATCCGGCGAGCGTAGCTTCAGCGCTACCGGATAACCAATCTGCTCGGCGATATGTACTGCTTCGGCACTATCTGCAGCAATCCATGTCGGCAGAGTATGGATGCCATAAGCGCGCAGAACGGGGCTTACTTCATGGGTATCCAGCGATGTTGCGCCTTCATTGATTGCGCGCTGCAGCAAGTCTCGGGCTTCAGCCGTGTTGGTGGTTAACGAGTCTGACAGGACCGGTGTTTCACGGAGCTGTTTTTGGTTACGTCTGTATTCCACCATGTGCATAAAGGCGGTAATAGTGCCCTCGGGAGTCCGATAAGTCGGTAGGCCCGCATCGCTAAACAGACGCCGTGCTTCTTGAGAAGAGAATTCACCACACCAGTTGGTGAGAACGGTAACGTATTTACCGCGTGGGTGGCGTTTCAGGGCATCAATTAGCGCCAGTGCGCTTTCCGTTCCCGGTGCGGCGGCGCTTGGGGCATGGATCACCAGCAGTGCATCATAGTCATGGCTATCAAGCAGGACGTTAAGCGCCTTAAGGTAATGCTCGCTACTGGCATCATCGCGGAGATCTAAGGGGTTGGCGATACCGATGCCAGCAGGTAATACCTGGCGCAGTTTGTCGCTGGTCTCTTCGCTGAGAGCAGCAAGTTTGCCATTGCGCAGCCAAAGCTCATCCAGCGCCAGCGCCGCCGGAGCGGCACCGTTACTGATAATCATCAGTTTTTCGCCGCGCAGGGGGCGCATATGGCTGAGGGTTTCGACAGCAGAGAACAGCTCATGTGTGTCCTGTACCCGCAATAAGCCCGCACGCTGAATGGCAGCATCCCATGCAGGATCCATTCCTGAATTAACGTGCAGCAGTTTCTGCGCCGCCGGACTACGCCCGCTTTTAATCACCAGGATAGGTTTATTACGCGATGCGCTACGCGCCGCCGAAACAAAACGGCGGGCATCACTAATATGCTCAAGGTAGAGCAGAATGGCACTAGTCTTGCTATCGCGAGCAAGGAAGTCGAGTAAATCATCGACGTCGATATCCAGGCTGTCACCCAGTGCTATAAAGTAAGAAAAACCCATCTCTCGCTGCTGCGCCCAGTCGAGGATAGTGTTAGAGACCGCTGCTGACTGGGAAATAAACGCCAGTTTGCCGCGATGAATTGGAACCGGAGAAAAGCTGGCATTAAGCCCCTGCCATGGCGCAAGCAGGCCGAGACTGTTTGGCCCGAGCAGGCGCATTTGATAGCGGGCGGCACACTTAAGCAGCGCAGGGTATTGGTCGGGTATTGAAGACAGAATTATGCAGGTTTTACACCCTTTTTGCCCCAAAGCTTCCAGCAACTCAAGGTTTCTCCGGGCATTAGTGCATAGCACAGCAAGATCGGGCGTAAAGGGCAGACTGTCGATAGTCGGCCAGGCCAGCACGCCCTGAACCGCTTTCCACGCTGGCGTCACAGGAAGAACGGGGCCATTAAACCCGCCAGCCAGCAGGTTGCGCATCATCAGATAACCGGCGCGCTGTGGTTTCATTGATGCGCCAATAACGGCGATCGATTTTGGCCGCAGCAATGCTTCCAGGCCTCGTTGGCTCATACCGGTCTCCTTAAATCTCCAGTGACCGAATGATTTTAAACGTTTTCTGTCGGGTGTGCTGTGATGCTGCCCTTATGCTGCGTTTTTCCTGCCAGATAGCGTGCTTTGAACAAGCTAAAGTGATCGCCAAGCGCCGCAGCCGCGGGTTTATCTCCCGCGAGATCCAGCAACGCAATCGCCACTTCGGCAGTGCAGTATTGCCCTTGTGCATGGGCTTCCCGCAGGTGGTAAGCAGAGATGCGGGACAGGTCAACGGAAATAATCGGCAGTGCATCAAGCCAGGGGCTTTTACGGAACATTTTTCGCGCTTCGGGCCAGGTTCCATCGAGCATAATAAATAGCGGCGGTTTGCCCACAGGCGGTGCATCAAGTACCTGACGTTCGGTGCCGGCATAAGAAGCAGGAAAAACCACCATTGGCTGATAATGAGGGTCGGCAACTAAATCGAGCAATGCCTGTGGTGGTTCAGTACGGGACCACTGGAACGCTTCGGTATCCGGGAGGGTATCGGCAATAAGGCGCCCGGTATTGCTGGGCTTCATCGGCTCGGTATCGAACATTACCAGACAAAAACGACTGGAAGCGGCAACCGGGTTGAGGGTCTCGCAAAGGCACTCTTTCAACGGCAGCAGGCAACGCTGGCAGCGGTGAATACGGTTGCCGCGAGCAAGGAAAGGCCGGGTGGCGCGAGCGAGGCGTTCGGCGCGAAGGCGAAGGACGGCGTTATCAGTCATGGAGATCGCTAAGAAAAAACGCCATTGTCGCAGAGGTGAAAACGGGGCACAAGCGATGCCCCGTCAGGTTTACTGCTGGCCGGCTTCGTTTAGCCAGCTATCGAAAGGCGCTTTAGGGACGGCACCGTTCAGCATGTCGATGACTTCGCCATTTTTAAACATCATAATGGTCGGGATGCTACGAATGCGAAAGCGGGCGCTGAGTTCCCGTTCCATTTCGGTATTCACTTTCACGAAACGCATTTCGCCACTGCGTTCTTCAGCCACATCTTCAAAGATCGGCGCGAAGTTCCGGCAGGGGCCGCACCATGGCGCCCAGAAATCGACAACGACGGGGAGATCGTCCTTCAGTAGTTTATCCAGCGTTGCCCCGGTCGCGTTGATTACGTCACCGTCAAAAAGATCGTGACCGCAGCGTCCGCATTTCGCGCCATCGGCGCTACGATCGTCGGGGATGCGGTTCAGAGCCTGACAACTGGCACAAACGGTATTCATAACTAACCTCTGGTTATGGGTTGCAGCGCGGCACGTGGCCGATTTGTTTCTGTAATGTTACATATTATTGATGAGTAGCTATTAAAGGACAATGTGTTTTGTTCGATGAATACGATAGACCCAGGCTTTTAAATGAAATAATGGCTAAGTGGTGACACATCGGGTAATCTGCGCGCTTCGCGCAGCGCAGGTGGAGAAAATTGATGAGCGACGAACTGAAAAATAAAAGCGGCAAGGTCAAAGTGATGTATGTCCGCAGTGATGATGATTCTGAGAAACGCACCCAGAACCCGCGTACCGGGAAAGGGGGAGGTCGTCCAGGAAAATCACGCGTTGACGGCCGCAACCGCCCTGCGCGCGATGAAAGAAGTAGCCGTGGTGGTGATCGTAAACGTGACGAGCGCAAGCGCGATGATTTCGGTGGTGAAGGTTCCTCACCGTGGCGTACCGTGTCTCGTGCGCCTGGTGAAGAAGCACCGGTAAAAGCCGATCACGGTGGGATCAGCGGTAAAAGCTTTATCGATCCGGAAGTGCTGCGCCGTCAGCGCGCGGAAGAGACCCGCGTTTATGGTGAGAATGCCTGCCAGGCTTTATTCCAGAGCCGTCCGGAGGCCATCGTGCGAGCCTGGTTTATCCAGAGCGTAACACCTCGCTTTAAGGAAGCCCTGCGCTGGATGGCGGCAAACCGCAAAGCCTATCACGTGGTTGATGAAGCGGAACTGGCAAAAGCTTCAGGTACTGAACATCATGGTGGCGTTTGCTTCCTGATTAAAAAGCGTCATGGTACATCGGTTGAACAGTGGGTTGCCAAAGCTGATGCTGAAGATTGCGTTCTGGCGCTGGAAGATGTGGGTAACCCGCATAACCTCGGTGCTATCATGCGTAGCTGCGCACATTTCGGTGTTAAAGGCGTTGTTGTGCAGGATGCCGGAGTACTGGAGTCAGGTGCTGCAATCCGTACAGCGGAAGGTGGCGCAGAGCACGTTGAGCCGATCACTGGCGACAGCTTCATTGATACGCTCGAGAGATTCCGCAGCGCGGGTTACGCCATTGTTTCTACTTCCAGCCATAACGGTACTCCGCTGTTTAAAGCCGAACTGCCGAAGAAGATGGTGCTGGTGTTAGGGCAAGAGAGTGATGGTCTGTCCGATGCGGCGATCTCCAGTGCCGATCTGAATGTAGCTATCGAAGGGACAGGTAATGTGGAGAGCCTGAACGTTTCCGTTGCTACCGGCGTATTGCTGGCAGAGTGGTGGCGTCAGAATAAGGCTTGATACCTTAATTCAAAGTAAAAAATGCCAGCATAGCTGTAATGCTAATGCTGGCATTTTTTTGTCCTGATTCTGAGTGATGGCTGGTCCGTAGATTCATACGGACAGTCATTTACTCGCTTTCAGTCGGTAGCACCGGTACCCAGTCAATCGGTGCTTCACCGCGTTCGGCCAGCCACTGATTGGCCTGGACAAAATGGTTGCTGCCAAAGAACCCGCGATGG
This Klebsiella sp. RHBSTW-00484 DNA region includes the following protein-coding sequences:
- a CDS encoding tRNA/rRNA methyltransferase is translated as MSDELKNKSGKVKVMYVRSDDDSEKRTQNPRTGKGGGRPGKSRVDGRNRPARDERSSRGGDRKRDERKRDDFGGEGSSPWRTVSRAPGEEAPVKADHGGISGKSFIDPEVLRRQRAEETRVYGENACQALFQSRPEAIVRAWFIQSVTPRFKEALRWMAANRKAYHVVDEAELAKASGTEHHGGVCFLIKKRHGTSVEQWVAKADAEDCVLALEDVGNPHNLGAIMRSCAHFGVKGVVVQDAGVLESGAAIRTAEGGAEHVEPITGDSFIDTLERFRSAGYAIVSTSSHNGTPLFKAELPKKMVLVLGQESDGLSDAAISSADLNVAIEGTGNVESLNVSVATGVLLAEWWRQNKA
- a CDS encoding bifunctional acetate--CoA ligase family protein/GNAT family N-acetyltransferase, whose protein sequence is MSQRGLEALLRPKSIAVIGASMKPQRAGYLMMRNLLAGGFNGPVLPVTPAWKAVQGVLAWPTIDSLPFTPDLAVLCTNARRNLELLEALGQKGCKTCIILSSIPDQYPALLKCAARYQMRLLGPNSLGLLAPWQGLNASFSPVPIHRGKLAFISQSAAVSNTILDWAQQREMGFSYFIALGDSLDIDVDDLLDFLARDSKTSAILLYLEHISDARRFVSAARSASRNKPILVIKSGRSPAAQKLLHVNSGMDPAWDAAIQRAGLLRVQDTHELFSAVETLSHMRPLRGEKLMIISNGAAPAALALDELWLRNGKLAALSEETSDKLRQVLPAGIGIANPLDLRDDASSEHYLKALNVLLDSHDYDALLVIHAPSAAAPGTESALALIDALKRHPRGKYVTVLTNWCGEFSSQEARRLFSDAGLPTYRTPEGTITAFMHMVEYRRNQKQLRETPVLSDSLTTNTAEARDLLQRAINEGATSLDTHEVSPVLRAYGIHTLPTWIAADSAEAVHIAEQIGYPVALKLRSPDIPHKSEVQGVMLYLRTAIEVQQAADAIIDRVKMTWPQARIHGLLVQSMANRAGAQELRVVVEHDPVFGPLIMLGEGGVEWRAEDQAAVALPPLNMNLARYLVIQAIKSKKMRGRSALRPLDIPGLSQLLVQVSNLIVDCPEIQRLDIHPLLASGHEFTALDVTLSLAPFTGDSESRLAVRPYPQQQEEWVVMKNGERCLFRPILPEDEPQLLAFIGQVTKEDLYYRYFSEINEFTHDDLANMTQIDYDREMAFVAVRATAEGNEILGVTRAISDPDNIDAEFAVLVRSDLKGLGLGRRLLEKLIAYTQSHGLQRLNGITMPNNKGMIGLARKLGFTVDIQLEDGIVSLSLQLAPAQS
- the trxC gene encoding thioredoxin TrxC; translated protein: MNTVCASCQALNRIPDDRSADGAKCGRCGHDLFDGDVINATGATLDKLLKDDLPVVVDFWAPWCGPCRNFAPIFEDVAEERSGEMRFVKVNTEMERELSARFRIRSIPTIMMFKNGEVIDMLNGAVPKAPFDSWLNEAGQQ
- a CDS encoding tRNA-uridine aminocarboxypropyltransferase; its protein translation is MTDNAVLRLRAERLARATRPFLARGNRIHRCQRCLLPLKECLCETLNPVAASSRFCLVMFDTEPMKPSNTGRLIADTLPDTEAFQWSRTEPPQALLDLVADPHYQPMVVFPASYAGTERQVLDAPPVGKPPLFIMLDGTWPEARKMFRKSPWLDALPIISVDLSRISAYHLREAHAQGQYCTAEVAIALLDLAGDKPAAAALGDHFSLFKARYLAGKTQHKGSITAHPTENV